A DNA window from Paenibacillus andongensis contains the following coding sequences:
- a CDS encoding DUF1572 family protein gives MQDLTKNVLEDMNKQLDRIIKSLNMLDDDLIWKKMKDSMNSIGNLCLHLAGNEYQNLISAIGNKPFIRERTQEFNSEGGISKDELISLLLKTRSESASILSVLSEEDIKREVIIRYDLEDWNKMLRVNAAEDETYEMRVISRLLVQVAAHYGYHAGQIVLLSKLLKDTNEHITGQYH, from the coding sequence GTGCAAGACCTGACAAAGAACGTACTCGAAGACATGAACAAGCAGCTTGATCGAATCATAAAGAGCTTGAACATGCTTGATGATGATTTGATTTGGAAAAAAATGAAGGATTCTATGAACAGTATCGGAAATCTTTGCTTACATTTAGCGGGAAACGAGTATCAGAACCTCATAAGTGCAATCGGAAACAAACCTTTCATTCGGGAACGGACTCAAGAATTTAATTCTGAAGGTGGCATATCAAAGGATGAATTGATTAGTCTTCTTTTGAAGACACGGTCCGAATCGGCAAGTATATTATCGGTTTTGTCAGAGGAGGATATAAAAAGGGAAGTCATAATCCGCTATGATCTGGAGGATTGGAACAAAATGCTTCGGGTTAACGCTGCAGAAGATGAAACCTATGAAATGAGAGTAATCAGTAGGCTTCTTGTTCAGGTTGCTGCACACTACGGATATCATGCAGGGCAAATTGTGCTACTCTCCAAATTACTGAAAGATACGAATGAACACATCACAGGACAGTATCATTAA
- a CDS encoding DUF2334 domain-containing protein: MLEALIRLEDVGPGGYYETAESQLKLLALADYLYMHGVPFQVAVISRFIDPLRGVDCPMGNPHNPVSVRFVQTLHALCARGASLGMHGYTHQYGQSISAEGYEFAYSGCKKDCPPGDPLESLSTMFHFQKSYAYRRFYMAYSEFHAAGLHPNWFETPHYTASEVQRKILEACTCLIYEDNPEAPNSRQMTFRRSSSIFGKTYYVPTPLGYIGSETVEQDVNRMMNQANSFGENDLASFFYHPFLEFPYIHIRKNAPPIYEDRSPLKRLIQHMFSNGRRFVSILDLFRSYIIKETATDSGEKKP; encoded by the coding sequence ATGTTGGAAGCATTAATTCGGCTCGAGGATGTCGGACCTGGGGGTTATTACGAAACGGCGGAGAGTCAACTGAAATTACTCGCTCTTGCGGATTATTTATATATGCATGGAGTGCCTTTTCAGGTTGCGGTGATCTCACGATTTATAGATCCCCTACGTGGAGTCGATTGCCCCATGGGAAATCCTCACAATCCTGTTTCCGTAAGATTCGTTCAAACCCTACATGCCTTGTGCGCACGCGGAGCATCACTCGGCATGCACGGATATACTCACCAGTATGGCCAGTCAATCAGTGCTGAGGGATATGAATTTGCTTATTCGGGATGTAAGAAAGACTGCCCACCTGGGGATCCGCTGGAATCGTTATCAACCATGTTTCATTTTCAAAAGTCTTACGCTTACAGACGATTTTACATGGCATATTCCGAGTTTCATGCTGCAGGTTTGCACCCGAATTGGTTTGAAACCCCGCATTATACGGCATCCGAAGTTCAACGCAAGATTTTGGAGGCTTGCACCTGCTTGATTTATGAAGATAATCCAGAAGCCCCCAACAGCCGACAAATGACTTTTCGCAGATCAAGTTCGATTTTCGGGAAGACATATTATGTACCTACGCCCTTGGGCTATATAGGCAGTGAAACCGTGGAACAAGATGTGAATAGGATGATGAACCAAGCTAACAGCTTCGGTGAAAATGATTTGGCTTCCTTTTTTTATCATCCGTTTCTCGAATTTCCCTATATTCACATACGGAAGAATGCTCCTCCCATTTATGAGGATCGTTCTCCCCTCAAAAGGCTCATTCAACACATGTTTTCAAATGGCCGGCGCTTCGTATCTATCCTGGACTTGTTCCGTTCTTATATAATAAAAGAAACAGCGACAGACTCGGGCGAGAAAAAGCCCTAG
- a CDS encoding aldo/keto reductase, whose protein sequence is MTKQIRIGKTDLVVNPIGLGTSAVGGHNIYPNLNEDVGKDLVRAAINHGVNFLDTAFFYGTGRSEELVGEVIKEAGKRHELILTTKGGLTLVGNDVAMDNSPTFLKQAVEDSLKRLQTDYIDLFYIHFPDQDTPKDEAVGVLKQLKDEGKIRAIGVSNFSHEQLKEANKDGFVDVLQGNYNLLQREAEQEFFPYTTENNISFIPYFPLASGLLAGKYNKDMTFNDLRKDMPHFQGDKFKNNLEKVEQLRKIANAKNAEVAHVVLAWYLTHDSINVVIPGAKRAEQVLDNLKTLDVHLTVEEINEIDRIFKKGL, encoded by the coding sequence ATGACGAAACAAATACGAATTGGTAAAACAGATTTAGTTGTCAATCCAATCGGACTTGGAACAAGCGCTGTAGGTGGGCACAATATTTATCCTAATTTAAATGAAGATGTAGGAAAAGATTTGGTGCGGGCTGCGATCAACCATGGAGTGAATTTTTTAGATACGGCGTTTTTTTATGGAACAGGACGTTCAGAGGAGCTAGTAGGTGAAGTGATAAAAGAAGCAGGAAAGCGTCATGAACTCATCCTTACAACAAAAGGCGGCCTTACACTTGTAGGCAATGATGTTGCCATGGATAATTCGCCTACTTTTTTAAAACAAGCCGTTGAAGATAGTTTGAAAAGGCTGCAAACAGATTACATAGATTTATTTTATATCCATTTTCCAGATCAGGATACACCAAAAGATGAGGCGGTTGGAGTCTTAAAACAGCTAAAGGACGAAGGTAAAATTAGAGCAATTGGCGTTTCTAATTTCTCACATGAACAATTGAAAGAAGCAAATAAGGATGGCTTTGTCGATGTATTACAGGGAAACTACAATTTGCTGCAGCGTGAAGCGGAACAAGAATTCTTTCCATATACAACAGAGAATAACATTTCGTTTATTCCATATTTTCCACTAGCATCAGGCTTGCTTGCTGGTAAATACAATAAGGATATGACATTCAATGATCTACGCAAAGATATGCCTCACTTTCAGGGCGATAAATTTAAAAATAATTTAGAAAAGGTAGAGCAGCTCCGTAAAATTGCAAATGCAAAAAATGCTGAAGTTGCTCATGTAGTCCTTGCTTGGTATTTAACACATGATTCAATTAATGTTGTCATTCCCGGAGCAAAAAGAGCAGAGCAAGTGCTGGATAATTTAAAAACATTAGACGTCCACCTAACAGTAGAAGAAATCAACGAAATTGATCGTATTTTTAAAAAGGGCCTATAA
- a CDS encoding ArsR/SmtB family transcription factor, with translation MSENNQLRDVFDAIADPTRRRLIRLLAEAEEIPLHELTAQFQMGRTAVSKHLTILKEAGLVLDRKVGRETRFRLNASPLREIQDWAAFYSKFWSTNMLRLNQLLEEEEE, from the coding sequence GTGAGCGAGAACAACCAGTTGCGGGATGTGTTTGACGCGATTGCAGATCCAACTAGGCGCCGACTGATTCGTCTGTTAGCAGAGGCAGAGGAGATACCGCTTCATGAATTAACGGCACAGTTTCAAATGGGCCGTACAGCGGTATCCAAGCATTTGACAATCCTTAAAGAGGCCGGACTGGTGCTTGACCGAAAAGTCGGCAGAGAAACACGATTTAGGCTGAATGCCTCTCCACTCCGAGAAATTCAAGATTGGGCGGCATTCTACAGCAAGTTCTGGAGTACGAATATGTTACGTTTGAACCAACTATTAGAGGAGGAAGAAGAATGA
- a CDS encoding DoxX family protein codes for MNIIFVILQSFLLVSMAFGGGSKLAGAKNFIEMFESLNLPQWFRVVTGLVQLAGAAGLVIGYWNPAVAVWAGIWIGITMLVACLLHFRVKHPIGNAIPAFVITLITATLVVVHQVA; via the coding sequence ATGAATATCATTTTTGTTATTTTACAAAGTTTTCTGCTCGTCTCCATGGCCTTTGGTGGCGGAAGCAAGCTGGCTGGTGCGAAGAATTTTATTGAAATGTTCGAGTCGCTTAACCTGCCGCAATGGTTTCGGGTTGTTACTGGGCTCGTTCAGCTAGCCGGGGCGGCCGGACTTGTCATCGGATACTGGAATCCGGCAGTAGCCGTATGGGCGGGCATTTGGATTGGCATCACGATGCTAGTGGCATGCCTTTTACATTTCAGAGTCAAGCATCCTATTGGAAACGCGATACCAGCCTTTGTGATTACTTTGATTACAGCCACTCTGGTAGTCGTGCACCAAGTTGCATGA
- a CDS encoding anthrone oxygenase family protein: MAKWTIGLTYASALGSGLIAGIFFAFSTFVMAALARLPAAQGIVAMQSINSTILQTLFSFVFMGTAFVSVVLGGVSFFRLGTPGALYILIGSLLYFVGAFVATIIFNVPLNDALAAVEPGSAKGAEVWQHYLSRWVAWNHVRTIASLASLAAFIIALRRC, encoded by the coding sequence ATGGCTAAATGGACCATCGGCCTCACCTATGCCTCCGCGCTCGGCTCGGGGTTGATCGCGGGCATTTTTTTCGCTTTCTCAACCTTCGTCATGGCCGCACTCGCCCGGCTCCCGGCGGCGCAAGGGATCGTCGCGATGCAGTCCATCAACTCGACCATCCTGCAGACACTTTTCAGCTTCGTTTTCATGGGAACTGCATTTGTCTCCGTCGTCCTGGGGGGCGTATCGTTTTTCCGGCTGGGTACGCCCGGCGCACTGTACATACTGATCGGCAGCCTGCTCTATTTTGTCGGCGCTTTCGTCGCCACGATCATCTTTAACGTGCCTCTTAACGATGCGCTCGCCGCCGTCGAACCCGGCAGCGCCAAAGGTGCGGAAGTCTGGCAACACTATCTATCTCGCTGGGTAGCCTGGAACCATGTGCGGACGATCGCCTCCCTGGCTTCTCTGGCCGCATTCATCATCGCACTGCGCCGTTGTTAA
- a CDS encoding SRPBCC family protein: MSLTLSLDFQYTTSIEKLWSALTDSSKLAKWVVNIHNGQAMDNNFEPVVGHRFQFRTQPSEWWDGIIDGEVLIVDAPNRVSYTWASGGEKHTVTWTLQDLGDGKVNLHLEQVGFANVQGLEGAKYGWGKWCSELEKVLA; the protein is encoded by the coding sequence ATGAGTTTAACATTATCCTTGGATTTTCAGTACACGACATCGATCGAGAAACTTTGGTCCGCTTTAACCGATTCAAGCAAGCTTGCCAAGTGGGTGGTCAACATCCACAATGGCCAGGCGATGGATAATAATTTTGAGCCGGTCGTTGGACACCGTTTTCAGTTTCGCACTCAGCCATCCGAATGGTGGGATGGAATTATTGACGGCGAAGTGCTTATCGTGGACGCACCAAACCGGGTGTCCTACACTTGGGCCAGCGGAGGGGAAAAGCACACGGTCACCTGGACGCTGCAGGATTTAGGGGACGGCAAGGTTAACCTTCATCTCGAACAAGTCGGATTCGCAAATGTTCAAGGTCTCGAAGGGGCTAAGTATGGCTGGGGTAAATGGTGCAGCGAGCTTGAAAAGGTATTGGCCTAG
- a CDS encoding GH32 C-terminal domain-containing protein: protein MRNKRTFRGNMKKFLAILFASLLVVPNLPPTVVKAATTITNPSFESGDLTGWTATGTTFTNTSVANDTNYWNLQKFNQHNFWHIWDGKGDNSKVGVLQSETFTLGGNGAVDFLIGGNNDINNLYVALVRDSDGVELMKATGTNTDTYARVNWNAAAYVNTVVKIKVVDNSTTGHINIDDFHVPQTATLHGHVSPALYNPDFELTDLVPFEIKGWTNVSGDAFAPSNLVYENNYSQGGAFGKAGTYHLFGFKAAGDSATGTLQSSTFTLSGNGGIDFLISGGRDITNLYVSLVRVSDGAVLFKETGSNSEAYRRVFWDASAYLSQDVYIKIVDSSTGGFGHINADDFNVLNSIYAGGLVGQWHLNETTGATTSETVSGNADAVAYHLNTGVYQSSQSPLWKSDGISSGALLFDGYSTWVDHPVNKFPTPTKAITVEAWVAPRNFESGAEGRLSAIVNQHNREAKEGFILGNSRGGTFGFQFGTGSDWREIMSDQQLPLNEWSYVVASYSSDTGLAALYLNGKQVATANFPVGQQILASDTDLLIAKNNQAFWLYGFNLNSFSGLIDEVKIRNQVTPAADIQSAYNSYKSALGGNLPTANNRIDRSILANDSQRPQFHAEPPSAWQNEPGGALYFNGQYHVFYQSNPRGPYWDNIRWGHLVSSDMVHWRDAKDAVIPEKNAVDIDGAWAGGSVLDGNNIPVIFYTAGDNHQSPGQRINIARSNYGVDADNDLNNWNKSPKVVVNQQSGQGMSGEFRDPFVFKDGSTWFMLVTSGKADNTGGTALVYSTTDPTLESGWTFRGDLYDGDFATYPQTGRVWELPNLRPLGTSGKYIFMINPAKMASSELQSRYTYYWIGTWNPTTARFTPDNATPQLLDVGEHFTGPAAGLTADGRTVIYSIAQGRRTATMDSDAGYAHNFGIPLNVYLRADGKLGEEPISELTSLRGTQLVNITTNTTFAAANTALSSISSDMYEIVADIDPGTANEVGFSLRRSPGAEEYTNMYYKVSSKEFWVDRTKSSLNPDVEKWYQGGVTDIGTSTVQLHIYVDRSMIEGYLNGLKSLTTRAYPTRSDAKGIQLYANANSSTVTVKSLQVWAMNSAYTAVNPTVVTLPASKTIINGDSQLLLATVSPSNATNKDVIWTSSNPAVASVINGNVTANSVGTATITAKTRVGNFTATSAITVTAEPAHGNLINPDFDNNLSGWTILSGDAFSNLDVTTAKSWSWGGPFNQSGNSHFWGAANTTDSQIGSMRSQKFILGGNGQINFLIGGGNNYYDLYVSLVRASDGKELFKATGGDRESYSRVNWDAADYIGTQCYIKVVDNATGAWGHINIDDFHVPTQAPTTVNITNPDFETGNLTGWTVVSGTEFVNADVTSDTGWGYGGPFNQNGTYHMWGFKGASSDTPVGVMKSTTFTLDGTGWIDFLIGGGNDINNEYVALVRASDGAELIKETGKNNEQYRRVFWDASQYLGEDVYIKVVDNSTGGWGHINADDFHVYNTASDLAGTRYQQYRESYHFAPQQKWMNDPNGLVYSNGEYHMFYQKNSTGLTWGPMFWGHAVSTDLVNWQELPIALEHDSNGFPWSGSVVVDTNNTSGFLTGTTPPMVAIFTQENSGTQVQSVAYSNDNGRTWTKYASNPVITMPAGLTVFRDPKVFWNAGTSKWVMVISAGDRVRFYTSTNLKSWTYATEFGSADGSHGGTWECPDLYQLPVDGNTGNMKWVLSVSIANGAPAGGSGIQYFVGQFNGTTFTNDNPSTTVLWRDNGSDDYAATSFNNIPSTDGRRIEIAWMNNWNYGQGIPASVSRSAMTLPREAKLVTTGSGVRLTSNPVTEVNALRGTTNSWTNQTITQTGTNLLSSLSGDKWEIVAEFQDNTATATEYGFKVRKGANDSTVVGYNKSTGKMFVDRTASGESKFDSTFAARHEVAMTADSNKITLHIYVDRASVEAFGNNGKAVITDQIFPLLADTGLELYSTGGNVTLNSLNVYNLTPTTQLTNNDFETGDLTGWTVVSGTAFSNSSVTSLTNWGWGGMFQLNNKYHLYGYLNGGDAAVGTIKSSTFTLGGSGKIDFLVGGGNSISNLYVALVRASDGVELMKSTGTNSETYSKVIWDASVYLNTPCYIKIVDNNTGGWGHINLDDINVPVK, encoded by the coding sequence ATGAGGAATAAAAGGACTTTTCGCGGTAATATGAAAAAATTCCTAGCCATTTTATTTGCCTCACTTTTAGTGGTTCCTAATTTACCGCCAACCGTAGTAAAAGCAGCTACGACCATTACCAATCCTAGCTTTGAGTCGGGGGATTTGACCGGTTGGACAGCAACCGGAACTACATTTACCAACACAAGCGTAGCGAACGATACAAATTACTGGAACCTGCAAAAATTCAATCAACATAACTTCTGGCACATTTGGGATGGCAAAGGCGACAATTCCAAAGTTGGCGTTTTGCAATCCGAGACGTTTACTCTCGGCGGCAACGGCGCGGTCGATTTTCTGATCGGCGGCAACAACGACATCAATAACCTGTATGTCGCGCTCGTTCGGGATTCCGACGGCGTCGAGCTGATGAAAGCGACAGGGACCAATACAGATACTTATGCGCGGGTCAATTGGAACGCGGCGGCGTACGTCAACACAGTCGTCAAAATCAAAGTCGTTGATAATTCCACGACGGGCCATATCAACATTGACGATTTCCACGTTCCGCAAACGGCAACGCTGCACGGACACGTATCGCCGGCGCTGTACAATCCGGACTTCGAATTGACGGATCTGGTGCCTTTTGAAATCAAGGGCTGGACGAACGTCAGCGGCGACGCGTTCGCGCCAAGCAACCTGGTGTATGAGAATAATTACAGCCAGGGCGGCGCATTCGGCAAAGCCGGCACCTATCACTTATTTGGATTCAAAGCGGCTGGCGATAGTGCGACCGGTACGCTGCAGTCCTCCACCTTTACACTTAGCGGCAATGGCGGCATCGACTTCCTGATCAGCGGCGGCCGCGACATCACCAATCTGTACGTATCGCTTGTACGCGTATCGGACGGAGCCGTACTCTTTAAAGAAACCGGCAGTAATTCCGAAGCTTACCGGCGTGTGTTCTGGGACGCTTCGGCTTACCTCAGCCAAGATGTGTACATCAAAATCGTTGACAGTTCGACGGGTGGTTTTGGCCACATCAATGCCGACGATTTCAATGTGCTCAATTCCATATACGCAGGCGGCCTGGTCGGCCAGTGGCATTTGAATGAAACGACTGGCGCAACAACATCCGAGACGGTATCGGGTAATGCTGATGCGGTGGCATACCACTTGAATACTGGCGTATACCAATCATCGCAAAGTCCTCTTTGGAAAAGCGATGGAATCAGCAGCGGAGCGCTATTGTTCGACGGATATTCCACATGGGTCGATCATCCGGTGAATAAGTTCCCAACACCTACGAAAGCGATTACAGTCGAAGCGTGGGTTGCTCCGCGCAACTTCGAATCGGGTGCAGAAGGACGTTTGTCCGCGATCGTCAACCAGCATAACCGGGAGGCGAAAGAGGGCTTTATTCTCGGTAACTCTCGGGGAGGCACATTTGGCTTCCAATTTGGAACAGGCAGTGACTGGCGTGAAATCATGTCGGATCAGCAGTTGCCGCTCAACGAGTGGTCGTATGTGGTCGCTTCGTACAGCAGTGACACAGGTCTTGCGGCTCTGTACTTGAACGGGAAACAAGTAGCGACAGCGAATTTCCCTGTAGGTCAGCAGATTTTGGCTAGCGATACTGATCTATTGATTGCCAAAAACAATCAAGCTTTTTGGCTGTACGGATTTAACTTGAATTCGTTCAGCGGTTTGATCGACGAGGTGAAAATTCGCAACCAAGTCACGCCGGCGGCCGATATTCAAAGCGCTTACAATTCGTATAAGAGCGCTCTTGGCGGGAACCTGCCGACAGCGAACAATCGTATCGACCGCAGCATTTTGGCGAACGATTCGCAGCGTCCGCAATTCCACGCTGAACCGCCTTCTGCATGGCAGAACGAGCCGGGCGGCGCACTCTACTTCAATGGCCAATACCATGTATTCTACCAAAGCAATCCACGTGGACCTTACTGGGATAACATCCGTTGGGGCCATCTGGTCAGCAGCGACATGGTTCACTGGCGAGACGCGAAAGACGCGGTAATTCCTGAGAAGAATGCGGTCGATATCGACGGCGCATGGGCAGGCGGTTCCGTTCTGGACGGCAACAATATTCCGGTTATTTTCTATACAGCCGGTGATAATCACCAATCGCCAGGACAGCGAATCAATATCGCTCGCAGCAACTATGGCGTTGACGCAGATAACGACCTGAACAACTGGAACAAAAGTCCGAAGGTCGTCGTTAACCAGCAATCAGGTCAAGGAATGTCGGGTGAGTTCCGCGACCCATTCGTTTTCAAGGACGGCAGTACGTGGTTTATGCTGGTAACTTCGGGCAAGGCTGACAACACGGGCGGCACTGCACTTGTTTACTCGACAACCGATCCGACGCTGGAATCCGGTTGGACGTTTAGAGGAGACCTGTACGACGGTGACTTTGCCACCTATCCGCAAACCGGGCGCGTCTGGGAACTGCCGAACTTACGTCCGCTCGGCACGAGCGGCAAGTACATTTTCATGATCAACCCGGCCAAAATGGCAAGCTCGGAGCTCCAATCCCGCTATACGTACTACTGGATCGGTACATGGAACCCGACGACGGCGCGGTTTACGCCGGACAATGCGACGCCGCAGCTGCTTGACGTCGGTGAACATTTCACGGGACCTGCAGCCGGCCTGACAGCTGACGGCAGAACGGTCATCTATAGCATCGCGCAAGGCCGCAGAACGGCAACGATGGACTCCGATGCCGGATATGCGCACAACTTCGGAATTCCGCTGAACGTGTACCTGCGCGCAGACGGCAAGCTCGGTGAGGAGCCGATCAGTGAACTGACATCTCTTCGCGGCACACAGCTCGTTAACATCACGACGAATACAACTTTCGCGGCAGCCAATACGGCGTTGTCCAGCATCAGTTCCGACATGTATGAAATCGTGGCGGATATCGATCCGGGCACTGCGAATGAAGTAGGATTCAGTCTGCGCCGCTCGCCGGGGGCAGAAGAGTACACCAATATGTACTATAAGGTGAGCTCGAAGGAATTCTGGGTCGACCGGACGAAAAGCAGTCTGAACCCGGATGTCGAGAAATGGTATCAGGGCGGCGTCACTGACATTGGTACGTCTACAGTTCAGTTGCACATTTATGTGGACCGTTCAATGATCGAAGGATACTTGAATGGGTTGAAATCGCTCACAACACGTGCTTATCCGACACGCAGCGACGCAAAAGGCATTCAGTTATACGCCAACGCAAACTCGAGCACGGTAACTGTTAAATCTCTGCAAGTGTGGGCGATGAATTCCGCTTACACAGCGGTTAACCCGACAGTTGTTACCTTACCTGCATCGAAAACGATTATTAATGGAGACAGCCAATTGCTGCTGGCTACAGTATCTCCTTCGAACGCAACAAACAAAGATGTCATTTGGACATCCAGCAACCCGGCTGTGGCATCGGTTATCAACGGAAATGTAACTGCGAATTCCGTAGGTACCGCAACCATTACGGCAAAAACAAGGGTCGGCAACTTTACTGCAACCAGCGCGATAACGGTTACCGCCGAACCGGCGCATGGAAATTTAATTAACCCGGACTTCGACAATAATTTGTCGGGCTGGACGATTCTGAGCGGCGACGCGTTCAGCAATCTGGACGTGACAACAGCCAAAAGCTGGAGTTGGGGCGGTCCGTTCAACCAGAGCGGAAACAGCCATTTCTGGGGTGCGGCTAATACGACCGACTCGCAAATCGGTTCGATGCGCTCACAGAAATTTATTCTCGGCGGAAATGGCCAAATCAACTTCCTGATCGGCGGCGGCAACAACTATTATGATCTGTATGTGTCACTGGTTCGCGCTTCGGACGGCAAAGAATTGTTCAAAGCCACCGGCGGCGACCGCGAATCGTACAGCCGAGTCAATTGGGATGCGGCCGATTACATCGGCACACAGTGTTACATCAAAGTGGTCGACAACGCGACTGGCGCATGGGGCCATATCAATATCGACGATTTCCATGTACCGACGCAGGCGCCGACAACCGTCAACATCACTAATCCGGACTTTGAGACCGGCAACTTGACGGGCTGGACCGTTGTCAGCGGCACCGAGTTCGTCAACGCCGACGTAACTTCGGATACCGGCTGGGGCTATGGTGGACCGTTCAATCAAAACGGAACGTACCACATGTGGGGCTTTAAAGGTGCAAGTTCCGATACACCGGTCGGTGTCATGAAATCAACTACGTTCACGTTGGACGGAACTGGATGGATCGACTTCCTGATCGGCGGCGGCAACGACATCAACAACGAGTACGTCGCACTCGTCAGAGCGTCTGATGGCGCGGAGCTGATTAAAGAAACAGGTAAGAACAACGAGCAATACAGACGGGTATTCTGGGATGCATCCCAGTATCTCGGTGAAGACGTGTACATCAAAGTCGTTGATAACTCGACCGGTGGTTGGGGCCATATCAACGCTGACGATTTCCACGTATACAATACAGCAAGCGATCTCGCAGGTACTCGCTATCAGCAGTACCGGGAATCATACCATTTTGCACCACAACAGAAATGGATGAATGACCCGAACGGACTTGTTTATTCCAACGGCGAGTACCATATGTTCTATCAAAAGAACTCTACAGGACTCACTTGGGGACCGATGTTCTGGGGCCATGCAGTCAGTACAGATCTTGTGAACTGGCAGGAGCTGCCGATCGCGCTTGAGCACGACAGCAACGGATTCCCATGGTCGGGCAGCGTCGTAGTAGATACGAACAACACGAGCGGATTCCTAACCGGCACGACCCCGCCAATGGTCGCGATATTCACGCAGGAAAACAGCGGCACGCAGGTGCAAAGCGTCGCATACAGTAACGACAATGGACGTACTTGGACAAAATACGCAAGCAATCCGGTCATTACGATGCCGGCAGGGCTTACCGTGTTCCGCGATCCGAAAGTATTCTGGAACGCAGGAACGAGCAAATGGGTTATGGTTATATCTGCGGGCGACCGCGTGCGCTTCTACACGTCCACTAATTTGAAAAGCTGGACGTACGCGACCGAATTCGGCAGCGCGGATGGTTCGCATGGCGGCACGTGGGAATGTCCGGACTTGTACCAATTGCCGGTTGACGGCAACACGGGCAACATGAAATGGGTATTGTCGGTCAGCATCGCCAATGGTGCGCCAGCAGGCGGTTCAGGCATTCAATATTTCGTGGGACAATTTAATGGAACTACCTTTACGAATGACAATCCATCAACAACGGTACTATGGCGTGATAATGGTTCGGACGATTATGCTGCAACATCGTTCAATAACATTCCGTCAACGGATGGCCGCCGGATTGAAATCGCTTGGATGAACAACTGGAACTACGGCCAAGGCATCCCAGCTTCTGTTTCGAGAAGCGCAATGACGCTTCCTCGCGAAGCGAAGCTGGTAACTACAGGCTCTGGCGTGCGCTTGACGTCGAACCCTGTGACTGAGGTCAATGCTTTGCGCGGTACGACAAACAGCTGGACAAACCAAACGATTACACAAACTGGAACGAACTTGTTGTCAAGCTTGTCGGGCGACAAGTGGGAGATCGTCGCAGAATTCCAAGACAATACAGCGACAGCAACGGAGTATGGCTTCAAAGTGCGTAAAGGCGCGAACGATTCAACTGTAGTCGGGTACAATAAATCGACCGGTAAAATGTTCGTTGACCGCACCGCATCGGGCGAGTCTAAATTCGACAGCACTTTTGCGGCTAGACACGAAGTTGCCATGACTGCCGACAGCAATAAAATCACGCTTCACATTTACGTAGATCGTGCATCTGTTGAGGCGTTCGGCAACAACGGCAAGGCAGTGATCACCGATCAAATCTTCCCGCTTCTTGCCGATACGGGACTGGAGCTTTACTCAACGGGGGGCAACGTCACGTTGAACAGCTTGAATGTGTATAACCTGACACCAACGACGCAATTGACGAATAACGATTTTGAAACAGGTGACCTGACCGGTTGGACGGTTGTCAGCGGTACGGCTTTCAGCAATTCCAGCGTTACATCGCTGACAAACTGGGGCTGGGGCGGCATGTTCCAGCTGAACAATAAGTATCACTTGTACGGCTACCTGAACGGCGGAGACGCTGCGGTTGGAACCATCAAATCGTCAACCTTCACACTGGGTGGCAGTGGTAAAATCGATTTCCTGGTCGGCGGGGGCAACAGTATAAGTAATCTGTATGTCGCCTTGGTCCGTGCTTCGGACGGAGTCGAACTGATGAAATCGACAGGAACGAACAGTGAAACGTACTCGAAAGTGATCTGGGACGCTTCAGTCTACTTGAATACCCCATGTTACATCAAGATCGTAGATAATAACACCGGCGGTTGGGGTCATATCAACCTGGACGATATTAACGTTCCAGTGAAGTAG
- a CDS encoding transposase, translated as MLSEIPIASQLRSIKGLGPIFVAAILAGAGDLRQYAHGRQLLRKAVLI; from the coding sequence ATGCTTAGTGAGATTCCGATAGCAAGTCAGCTTCGCTCTATCAAGGGGCTTGGCCCCATCTTTGTTGCAGCGATTTTAGCTGGTGCGGGTGATCTTAGACAGTATGCGCATGGACGTCAGTTACTGCGAAAAGCGGTCTTAATCTAG